Proteins encoded together in one Aminipila butyrica window:
- a CDS encoding ADP-ribosylglycohydrolase family protein — protein MLDRAYGALVGGAIGDAMGMPASFFTREKMKRTYGYIDDFVTPEAEAQTYHGSLQAGEVTDDTMESVILGEVLIGHGQFNKEAFNQAMKEWAIQQKMLETTVIGPSTRRYLTALIEGRNPEETSGDSATNGSAMRVAPVGVKYWNDMAGCFQAAADSSTPSHGSRPCVAGACAVAAAVAAGVHGGFSTAEVMEKAYEAALFGEKLGKDITAPMVSKRILLAKRIVDEYRGQGMEVVLDELVGNIGASMYVYESVPLALGVFYAVDGDAGKGIPAAINCGDDADTNGAICGNICGAYSGAQALPEEWKQRVQKVSSLDFLETAKQLLK, from the coding sequence ATGTTGGATCGAGCATATGGAGCTTTGGTGGGCGGTGCGATAGGAGATGCCATGGGCATGCCAGCCTCCTTTTTTACCAGAGAAAAAATGAAGCGCACGTATGGTTATATTGATGATTTTGTAACGCCGGAAGCGGAGGCTCAGACTTATCACGGCAGCCTTCAAGCCGGCGAGGTGACAGATGACACAATGGAAAGTGTTATTCTAGGCGAGGTACTCATCGGGCATGGACAATTTAATAAAGAAGCTTTCAACCAAGCGATGAAGGAGTGGGCTATCCAGCAGAAGATGCTGGAGACGACAGTCATCGGCCCTTCCACCAGAAGGTATCTCACGGCTTTAATTGAAGGTCGAAATCCGGAGGAAACCTCTGGGGACAGTGCCACGAACGGAAGTGCCATGCGAGTAGCACCTGTGGGAGTAAAGTACTGGAATGATATGGCAGGATGCTTTCAGGCGGCGGCAGACTCTTCGACCCCTAGTCATGGCAGCCGGCCTTGTGTGGCTGGGGCCTGTGCGGTTGCTGCTGCGGTTGCTGCTGGTGTTCACGGGGGCTTTTCTACCGCAGAGGTTATGGAAAAGGCTTATGAAGCAGCCTTGTTCGGAGAGAAACTGGGTAAAGATATTACCGCGCCGATGGTTTCTAAACGGATTCTGCTGGCCAAGCGCATCGTGGACGAGTACCGCGGACAAGGTATGGAAGTGGTTTTAGATGAACTGGTGGGTAACATCGGTGCTAGTATGTATGTATACGAATCTGTGCCTTTAGCCTTGGGAGTCTTTTATGCCGTGGACGGAGATGCTGGAAAAGGCATTCCGGCGGCTATCAACTGCGGCGATGACGCTGATACCAACGGGGCCATCTGTGGCAATATCTGCGGCGCTTATTCCGGAGCACAGGCTTTGCCAGAAGAATGGAAGCAGCGAGTACAGAAGGTCAGCAGTCTGGATTTCCTGGAGACTGCGAAACAGCTGTTGAAATAA
- a CDS encoding mechanosensitive ion channel family protein, producing the protein MMFSERAMERALEKLLDFAGVLGQAAIVLLVGYIAIKILLGILRRTLNKTPLDASLHTFIENAAKVVLWIVLLITVLGVLGTPLSTFIAVLGAAGAAIALALKDSLSNVAGGIIVLITKPFKQGDYIDIGEVAGAVEKIDLLYTTLKTVDNKVVSIPNGKLTNAVLTNASTEDKRRVDCAFSLGPTASMDKAKELLLAVAEANPAIFQDPAPFVGIAGQGAGGVSIELKVWCKTEEYLMVKYFLEENVKLAFDEAGFSTAYPQVEVRYSK; encoded by the coding sequence ATGATGTTTTCAGAAAGAGCAATGGAACGGGCTTTAGAAAAGCTGTTGGATTTCGCCGGGGTTTTAGGTCAGGCAGCAATTGTACTGCTGGTAGGCTATATCGCCATTAAAATCCTGTTGGGCATCCTTCGACGGACGTTGAATAAGACACCTCTGGATGCGTCTTTGCACACCTTTATTGAGAATGCAGCCAAAGTAGTTTTGTGGATTGTCCTACTGATTACGGTGCTTGGTGTGCTGGGAACACCGCTGTCCACCTTTATCGCTGTGCTGGGTGCTGCGGGAGCGGCGATCGCCTTGGCTTTAAAGGACAGCTTGAGCAATGTGGCCGGAGGTATTATTGTCCTGATTACCAAGCCTTTTAAACAAGGAGATTACATCGATATTGGCGAAGTCGCCGGTGCGGTGGAGAAGATTGACCTGCTGTATACCACCTTGAAGACGGTTGATAACAAAGTGGTTAGCATACCCAACGGTAAGCTGACTAATGCTGTGCTGACCAATGCTTCTACGGAGGACAAAAGGCGGGTGGACTGTGCATTCAGTCTTGGACCGACGGCTTCCATGGATAAGGCGAAAGAACTGCTTCTGGCGGTGGCGGAAGCGAATCCTGCTATTTTTCAAGATCCGGCTCCATTTGTAGGCATTGCTGGGCAGGGTGCAGGCGGTGTAAGTATCGAGTTGAAGGTCTGGTGCAAAACGGAAGAATATTTAATGGTAAAGTATTTCCTAGAGGAAAA
- a CDS encoding cysteine hydrolase family protein, giving the protein MKDILVVVDMQKDFIDGALGSPQAQALVGPVVEKIRHFQGDIYYTRDTHGENYLETLEGQNLPVIHCVEYTEGWRIHPDIMAASEGKKVVVIDKPAFGSMELLRIMEEEIWNPVGSITLVGLCTDICVISNALMLRSRFCQIPICVDASCCAGATLEGHQEALNAMERCHIQIIGR; this is encoded by the coding sequence ATGAAAGATATTCTTGTAGTGGTAGACATGCAAAAGGACTTTATAGACGGAGCCTTGGGGTCCCCTCAAGCCCAGGCCCTGGTGGGTCCAGTAGTGGAAAAAATTCGACATTTTCAAGGAGATATCTACTATACCAGAGATACCCATGGGGAGAACTATCTGGAGACGTTAGAAGGTCAGAATCTGCCGGTAATTCACTGTGTGGAATACACGGAAGGCTGGCGGATTCACCCAGACATTATGGCAGCCAGTGAAGGGAAAAAGGTGGTGGTCATCGATAAACCGGCCTTTGGTTCCATGGAGTTACTGCGAATAATGGAGGAGGAAATTTGGAACCCGGTGGGGAGCATTACCTTAGTGGGCCTGTGCACAGACATCTGTGTCATCAGCAATGCCCTCATGCTCCGAAGTCGGTTTTGTCAGATTCCCATCTGCGTAGACGCATCTTGTTGTGCAGGGGCTACGCTTGAGGGCCACCAGGAGGCACTCAATGCCATGGAGCGCTGCCACATTCAAATTATAGGCAGATAA